In Deinococcus puniceus, one genomic interval encodes:
- a CDS encoding CdaR family protein codes for MSGSSGHDGGLGSAAQRWLRPRYVWGRVVHNLLPKVLSLVVALTLWFVATGDRRANVEQGFDVPVTVRDTTGGRTRRATSDLNPGTVRVTLSGRPERLRELSGETIEAVVDVTGVPEGSFNRPVAVQVPGGTTLRRQAPERVQGFVDAQLTRTLAVTLSVASPSDTSLLRYDVAPAQATVSGAGRVVATVRRLITSPAPLLPGEASEVNLIALDEQGDPVEGVQTSPASVTVRRIDTGELPVKSLRVVLNDPPAGLRVTAVSVQPSTVRVVAAPELLGRLREAAGTVTYRVGTYTAPVTLRIPAGAQALDEVNVRLTVERVAATPAAATPAARPPASGTGSAP; via the coding sequence GTGAGCGGCAGCAGCGGGCATGACGGCGGCCTAGGGAGCGCGGCCCAGCGCTGGCTTAGGCCGCGCTACGTGTGGGGCCGGGTCGTTCACAACCTGTTGCCCAAAGTGCTGTCGTTGGTGGTGGCCCTGACGCTGTGGTTCGTGGCGACTGGGGATCGCCGCGCCAACGTGGAGCAGGGCTTCGATGTGCCCGTGACCGTGCGCGATACCACCGGGGGCCGCACCCGCCGTGCCACCAGTGACCTGAATCCCGGCACCGTGCGCGTGACGCTCTCTGGCCGCCCGGAGCGCCTGCGGGAATTGAGCGGCGAAACGATTGAAGCCGTAGTCGACGTGACGGGCGTGCCGGAAGGCAGTTTCAATCGCCCGGTTGCGGTGCAGGTGCCGGGTGGAACCACGCTGCGGCGGCAAGCGCCAGAGCGGGTGCAGGGCTTCGTGGATGCCCAATTGACCCGGACTTTGGCCGTGACGCTCAGCGTGGCTTCTCCGTCCGATACCAGCCTGCTGCGCTATGACGTGGCCCCCGCACAGGCCACCGTGAGCGGTGCGGGGCGCGTGGTCGCCACCGTGCGCCGCCTGATCACCAGCCCCGCGCCCCTGCTGCCCGGAGAAGCCAGCGAGGTGAACCTGATCGCTCTAGACGAACAGGGCGACCCGGTAGAGGGCGTGCAGACCAGCCCCGCCAGCGTGACCGTGCGCCGGATAGACACCGGGGAACTCCCCGTGAAAAGCCTGCGCGTAGTGCTGAACGATCCCCCGGCGGGCCTGCGCGTCACGGCGGTCAGCGTGCAGCCCAGCACCGTGCGCGTGGTGGCCGCCCCCGAACTGCTGGGCCGACTGCGCGAGGCGGCGGGAACCGTGACCTACCGCGTGGGCACCTACACCGCGCCCGTGACCCTGCGGATTCCGGCGGGCGCACAAGCCCTCGATGAAGTCAATGTGCGCCTGACGGTAGAGCGGGTGGCGGCAACTCCGGCAGCGGCAACTCCCGCAGCCCGTCCGCCTGCGAGTGGGACGGGTTCTGCGCCGTGA
- the cdaA gene encoding diadenylate cyclase CdaA has translation MPPLGSLSARDVLDIGLVTFLVYQAYMLVVGTRAVNVVRGILVFAGVWVAAQLLGLTTLSYLLGRAGTVGLFALIVLFQPELRGALERVGRPRGREASGGAALQDLARALERLAERKTGALIAIERRTPLGEYADTGVRLDAVVSVPFLEALFARNAPLHDGGVIVQGSRVVAAGCLFPLQAGDGTYRRYGTRHRAAIGLSELTDAVVLIASEERGSMRIALGGRLGPDLNGTELREQLRALVYDQPDSPPKNRKGDTPPEPEDILPPERA, from the coding sequence GTGCCGCCCCTTGGTTCCCTGAGTGCCCGTGATGTGCTGGACATCGGTCTGGTCACGTTTCTGGTGTATCAGGCCTACATGTTGGTGGTGGGCACGCGTGCCGTGAACGTGGTGCGCGGCATTCTGGTGTTCGCGGGCGTGTGGGTGGCGGCGCAACTGCTGGGCCTCACCACCCTCAGCTACCTGCTGGGGCGGGCGGGCACGGTGGGCTTGTTTGCCCTGATCGTGCTGTTTCAGCCGGAATTGCGCGGCGCACTGGAGCGGGTGGGGCGGCCACGTGGCCGGGAAGCCAGTGGCGGGGCGGCCCTGCAAGACCTCGCACGGGCGCTGGAACGCCTCGCAGAGCGCAAAACCGGGGCTTTGATCGCCATAGAACGCCGCACGCCGCTGGGTGAATACGCCGATACGGGCGTGCGGCTAGACGCGGTGGTCAGTGTGCCTTTTCTGGAAGCTCTATTTGCCCGCAACGCCCCCCTGCACGACGGCGGTGTGATCGTGCAGGGGTCGCGGGTGGTGGCGGCGGGCTGCCTGTTTCCGCTTCAGGCCGGAGACGGCACTTATCGGCGTTACGGTACGCGCCACCGGGCCGCCATCGGGCTGTCGGAACTGACCGACGCGGTGGTACTCATTGCCAGCGAGGAGCGCGGCAGCATGAGAATTGCGCTGGGGGGCCGACTGGGGCCAGACCTGAACGGCACCGAACTCCGCGAGCAATTGCGGGCGCTGGTGTACGACCAGCCCGATTCGCCGCCCAAGAACCGCAAGGGAGACACGCCGCCCGAACCGGAAGACATCTTGCCCCCGGAGCGGGCGTGA
- a CDS encoding metallophosphoesterase family protein, which produces MMRLAILADLHANLAATLAVHADVERRGISEVWVLGDLVGKGPRPKEVVEWTEAHASRVIQGNWDARVAGATNRPQDLWPRSRLTPGQLSYLGALPYGIEEQFSGAWWRFVHASSRGLFHRLYPHSSLAEQLDAFLPNSQYGLAQHADALVYADVHEALMLDVEGRPLINCGSVGNPLDSTLPCYLILEFDPHSPAHSATFVRLTYDRDEEIGAAEASGMPFTREYIAELLTGAYQKRRARTGE; this is translated from the coding sequence ATGATGCGCCTAGCCATTCTCGCGGACTTGCACGCCAACTTGGCGGCAACATTGGCAGTCCACGCAGACGTCGAGCGGCGCGGTATTTCTGAAGTGTGGGTTTTAGGCGACCTCGTGGGCAAAGGCCCGCGCCCAAAAGAAGTGGTGGAGTGGACGGAGGCCCACGCCTCACGGGTGATTCAGGGCAACTGGGACGCCCGCGTGGCCGGGGCCACCAACCGCCCCCAAGACCTGTGGCCGCGCAGCCGCCTCACGCCGGGGCAACTGTCTTACCTCGGGGCCTTGCCCTACGGCATAGAGGAACAGTTCAGCGGCGCGTGGTGGCGGTTCGTGCATGCCAGTAGCCGGGGTCTGTTTCACCGCCTGTACCCACACAGCAGCCTTGCCGAGCAACTGGACGCCTTTTTGCCCAATAGCCAGTACGGACTGGCCCAACACGCCGACGCCCTTGTCTACGCCGACGTCCATGAAGCTCTGATGCTGGATGTGGAGGGCCGCCCGCTGATCAACTGCGGCAGCGTGGGCAACCCGCTGGACAGCACTCTCCCCTGCTACCTGATTTTGGAATTCGACCCCCACAGCCCGGCCCACAGCGCCACGTTTGTGCGCCTGACCTATGACCGGGATGAAGAAATTGGCGCGGCGGAGGCCAGCGGCATGCCCTTTACGCGGGAGTACATCGCGGAACTGCTGACCGGGGCGTACCAGAAACGGCGAGCGAGAACGGGGGAATAG
- a CDS encoding VC0807 family protein produces MSDPTSSPAVPPESPPKAQPRARVPKTVWDLVFTLLIPILILSPNIFGSGVSVSDTVFGGGTTGNIRAYLLAALIPVVYVLWDLLVNRNVSPVALIGGAGAIFSGALAFWYVDGFWYAIKDSARSYLTGILFLISAATSVPLFRVFLDASSIGEPPEHRAASQQAMRDPAVHKGLVLGTVVFAVIDIIGGIINSVVNYQRVVAKFGSDDFNGQIAEVNALMRVPSLVLSLLGVFAAVWLVQRAVKARYGEGASLFEPAKLTQVMREKGELRA; encoded by the coding sequence ATGTCTGACCCTACTTCTTCACCCGCGGTGCCGCCAGAATCTCCACCGAAAGCACAGCCGCGTGCGCGGGTGCCCAAAACCGTCTGGGATCTGGTCTTCACCCTGCTCATTCCGATCCTGATTCTGAGTCCCAATATTTTTGGCAGCGGCGTCAGCGTGTCCGACACGGTCTTTGGCGGCGGCACCACCGGAAATATCCGCGCCTACCTGTTGGCCGCCCTGATTCCAGTGGTCTATGTACTGTGGGATTTGTTGGTGAACCGCAATGTCAGCCCGGTGGCCCTCATCGGCGGCGCTGGGGCAATCTTCAGCGGCGCATTGGCCTTCTGGTACGTGGACGGCTTCTGGTATGCCATCAAGGACAGCGCCCGCTCTTACCTCACGGGCATCTTGTTCCTCATTTCGGCGGCCACCAGCGTCCCCCTGTTCCGCGTGTTTCTGGATGCCAGCAGCATCGGAGAACCGCCCGAACACCGCGCCGCCAGCCAGCAGGCCATGCGTGACCCTGCCGTCCACAAAGGCTTGGTGTTGGGAACGGTGGTGTTTGCCGTCATAGACATCATCGGCGGCATTATCAACAGCGTCGTGAACTATCAGCGGGTGGTGGCCAAATTCGGCTCGGACGACTTTAACGGCCAGATCGCCGAGGTGAATGCGCTGATGCGGGTGCCCTCGCTGGTGCTGAGTTTGCTGGGCGTGTTTGCTGCCGTGTGGCTGGTGCAGCGTGCTGTCAAAGCCCGTTACGGCGAGGGAGCCAGCCTGTTCGAACCTGCCAAGCTGACTCAGGTCATGCGTGAAAAGGGCGAATTGCGGGCCTAA